One segment of Rhipicephalus sanguineus isolate Rsan-2018 chromosome 6, BIME_Rsan_1.4, whole genome shotgun sequence DNA contains the following:
- the LOC119397598 gene encoding solute carrier family 22 member 4, whose translation MSHQNVGTSHTSLTTERSSWSLRKTVVTVADELPFGDGRVQLVSLLNAAVAAAVYILHYESFRITAGVMDHWCRRPEEFANLSVKQWKALAIPVDEDGVYSRCTVREPPFDGANNRVVPCASWEFDLDKYGNNIVSEWALVCDRAWLITLARLVYAAACIVSTPLVSRLADRVGRKLIVFSIIPVVLITGVASAIPNDFQFFVTVRAVVSAATSSTVPPVFAILWELSPPHKAPLYCVISILVTVVVADSAVSAAEALKTGWATLQLFLMVPTLLLVVLYYTLEESPKWLVVNGRMGEAERISVELAKSNGVTATRCRELFALRFRTRPQDAAETDSYVTNDGIPVSGPVKLISAATSLSVCLLFTRWVLHYGPKRTVVVNGLVFSASLAAMTATSAEEETVLRNVFIVLIKVSGYSTLSNFGVLTLQLYPVTARCVALAIAIVCSRVADTLAQMSTALIGTRWHTGNGLVIAAVTIALFVIAGEYLPDENRTGTSTVPPTPRHSSAGEELRRALRESLQPLHIKRAKQGDRKERQNSSKILRQTLVYRSSFAEDH comes from the exons ATGTCTCACCAGAACGTCGGCACTTCCCACACGAGCTTGACGACAGAGAGAAGCAGTTGGAGTCTAAGAAAGACCGTGGTGACTGTCGCCGACGAGCTTCCGTTCGGCGATGGTCGCGTCCAGCTCGTGAGCCTGCTCAACGCAGCGGTCGCGGCGGCGGTATACATACTACACTACGAGAGCTTCAGGATCACCGCCGGCGTCATGGACCACTGGTGCCGTCGCCCCGAGGAATTCGCCAACCTCAGCGTCAAGCAGTGGAAGGCGCTGGCCATTCCCGTCGACGAGGACGGCGTCTACAGCCGCTGCACCGTGCGCGAGCCGCCTTTCGACGGCGCGAACAACCGGGTCGTTCCCTGCGCTTCCTGGGAGTTCGACCTGGACAAGTACGGGAACAACATAGTCAGCGAGTGGGCGCTGGTCTGCGACCGAGCGTGGCTCATCACGCTAGCCAGGCTCGTCTACGCCGCCGCCTGCATCGTCTCCACGCCGCTGGTGTCCAGGCTCGCAGACCGCGTCGGTCGCAAGCTGATCGTTTTCAGCATCATTCCGGTTGTGCTCATTACAGGCGTCGCCAGCGCCATCCCGAACGACTTCCAATTTTTCGTCACCGTCCGCGCCGTCGTGTCGGCGGCGACTAGCAGCACCGTGCCGCCGGTGTTCGCGATCCTCTGGGAATTGAGCCCGCCGCACAAGGCGCCCTTGTACTGCGTCATCTCCATTCTAGTCACGGTGGTCGTCGCCGACAGCGCAGTGTCGGCCGCGGAAGCGCTCAAGACCGGCTGGGCCACGCTTCAGCTATTCCTCATGGTGCCGACGTTGCTGCTGGTCGTGCTGTACTACACCTTGGAGGAGTCTCCGAAATGGCTCGTGGTCAACGGCCGCATGGGAGAAGCCGAACGGATATCGGTGGAACTGGCGAAATCCAACGGAGTGACCGCGACTCGCTGCCGCGAACTGTTCGCCCTGCGATTCAGGACGCGGCCGCAAGATGCGGCAGAGACG GACAGCTACGTCACCAACGACGGAATACCCGTGAGTGGCCCGGTAAAGCTTATCTCCGCTGCCACGTCCCTCAGCGTGTGCCTCTTGTTCACACGCTGGGTGCTTCATTACGGGCCCAAACGCACCGTCGTCGTGAACGGGCTCGTCTTCAGCGCCTCGTTGGCCGCCATGACTGCCACTTCCGCGGAAGAAGAGACGGTCCTACGCAACGTGTTCATCGTCCTCATAAAAGTGAGCGGCTACAGCACCCTGTCAAATTTCGGCGTGTTGACCCTCCAGCTGTATCCCGTCACTGCACGTTGCGTTGCCTTAGCCATCGCTATCGTCTGCAGCCGTGTGGCCGACACCTTGGCGCAGATGAGCACCGCTCTCATCGGGACTAGGTGGCACACGGGAAATGGCCTCGTCATCGCCGCTGTGACAATCGCGCTGTTCGTGATAGCCGGCGAGTACCTTCCCGACGAGAACAGGACGGGTACTTCAACCGTGCCGCCAACTCCCAGGCACAGCTCGGCAGGCGAAGAACTAAGGCGGGCTCTTCGGGAGAGTCTCCAGCCGCTGCACATTAAACGCGCGAAGCAGGGTGACAGAAAGGAGCGTCAAAATTCATCAAAAATTCTGCGTCAGACTTTGGTGTACCGATCGTCCTTTGCCGAAGATCATTGA